In Phreatobacter stygius, a genomic segment contains:
- a CDS encoding CobW family GTP-binding protein: protein MAIPVILVTGFLGAGKTTLINHLLSAADGRRLAAVVNDFGAINIDADLIAGAADGVVSLANGCICCSLQGDLLRTLGRLMRRDPPPDGIIIETSGVSDPAEIVTSLLDPVIWREAALEAVIALADARALTDKPDLLDDALCRAQIAAADIVALNKADLVTPDELVRARALLAALRPARVIFDVTEGRIAPELAFAGEPQAPREPGQAGRAHGFSTPRFETMSWTADAPLSLPRFQAAIGKLSPHLVRAKGFVAFREQAGRPLLFQLVGERATLGPAPAGRDGAPLVRLVLIAENGKLDADATRAMLEACIEREV from the coding sequence ATGGCCATTCCGGTTATCCTGGTCACCGGTTTCCTGGGCGCCGGCAAGACCACGCTGATCAACCACCTGTTGAGCGCCGCCGATGGGCGGCGGCTCGCCGCGGTGGTCAATGATTTCGGCGCGATCAATATCGACGCCGACCTGATCGCCGGTGCCGCCGACGGCGTGGTCAGCCTCGCCAATGGCTGTATCTGCTGCTCGCTGCAGGGCGACCTCCTGCGCACCCTTGGCCGGCTCATGCGCCGCGACCCGCCGCCCGACGGCATCATCATCGAAACCAGCGGCGTCTCCGACCCGGCCGAGATCGTCACGAGCCTGCTCGATCCGGTGATCTGGCGCGAGGCCGCGCTGGAAGCGGTGATCGCGCTTGCCGATGCCCGGGCGCTGACCGACAAGCCCGACCTGCTCGACGACGCCTTGTGCCGGGCGCAGATCGCGGCGGCCGACATCGTCGCGCTCAACAAGGCCGACCTGGTGACGCCGGACGAACTGGTTCGCGCCCGTGCCTTGCTGGCCGCGCTCCGGCCGGCGCGGGTGATCTTCGACGTGACCGAGGGGCGGATCGCGCCGGAACTGGCCTTTGCCGGCGAGCCGCAGGCGCCGCGCGAGCCGGGCCAGGCCGGCCGCGCCCACGGCTTTTCGACACCGCGCTTCGAAACCATGAGCTGGACCGCCGATGCGCCGCTGTCGCTACCGCGTTTCCAGGCCGCTATCGGCAAGCTCAGCCCTCACCTGGTTCGCGCCAAGGGCTTCGTCGCCTTCCGCGAACAGGCCGGCCGGCCGCTGCTGTTCCAGCTGGTCGGCGAGCGCGCCACGCTCGGCCCGGCACCAGCAGGCCGCGACGGCGCGCCGCTGGTGCGCCTCGTGCTGATCGCCGAGAACGGCAAGCTCGACGCCGACGCGACCCGCGCCATGCTGGAGGCCTGCATCGAGCGCGAGGTCTAG
- the gcvA gene encoding transcriptional regulator GcvA has product MHGPMPPLNALRAFEAAARHLSLTKAAKELHVTAGALSHQIRGLEDLLGLKLFERRVRAIALTRAGKQLYPGLQTGFNQIREAVAGLETPGDERVLVVSTPTGFAAKWLAPRLHRFAAAHPDIDVRISSTMALADFRTDGVDIAIRMLRTDAPPDAELSVEKLVDLNFVPVCSPKLLAAHGPFDTPAALGGLPLIHDDYRAGLPGWPEWFEAAGVTGVDVDRGLRFSSPDHALDVTIEGGGLFLAHDVLAYDELRTGRLVIAYGLVLRTGRAYHFVCPRRKQGLTNVKAFHAWISREVAAVDWCRSGGAGSL; this is encoded by the coding sequence ATGCATGGGCCGATGCCGCCGCTCAACGCGCTGCGTGCCTTCGAAGCCGCGGCCAGGCATCTGAGCCTGACCAAGGCGGCGAAAGAATTGCATGTGACGGCGGGCGCACTGAGCCACCAGATCCGCGGGCTCGAAGATCTGCTCGGCCTGAAACTGTTCGAACGGCGGGTGCGGGCGATCGCGCTGACCCGCGCCGGAAAACAGCTCTATCCGGGCTTGCAGACCGGCTTCAACCAGATCCGCGAGGCGGTCGCGGGCCTGGAAACCCCCGGCGACGAGCGTGTGCTGGTGGTCAGCACGCCGACCGGCTTCGCCGCCAAATGGCTGGCGCCTCGGCTGCACCGCTTCGCGGCCGCCCATCCCGACATCGACGTGCGGATTTCCTCAACCATGGCGCTCGCCGATTTCCGCACCGATGGGGTCGATATCGCCATTCGCATGCTGCGCACCGATGCTCCGCCGGATGCCGAGCTGTCGGTCGAAAAACTCGTCGACCTCAACTTCGTGCCGGTGTGCAGCCCCAAGCTGCTGGCCGCCCACGGCCCCTTCGACACGCCGGCGGCGCTCGGCGGCTTGCCGCTGATCCATGACGACTATCGCGCGGGACTGCCGGGCTGGCCCGAATGGTTCGAAGCGGCTGGCGTGACCGGCGTCGATGTCGACCGCGGGCTGCGTTTCAGCAGCCCCGACCACGCGCTGGATGTGACCATCGAAGGCGGCGGCCTGTTCCTGGCGCATGACGTGCTGGCCTATGACGAGTTGCGCACCGGGCGGCTGGTGATCGCCTATGGCCTCGTCTTGCGCACCGGCCGCGCCTATCATTTCGTCTGTCCCCGGCGGAAGCAGGGCCTGACCAACGTGAAGGCCTTTCACGCGTGGATCAGCCGCGAGGTCGCGGCGGTCGACTGGTGCCGATCGGGGGGAGCCGGTTCGCTCTGA
- a CDS encoding serine hydrolase codes for MASASAAQASTPHHSPSDADIQAILTERIDVQKQSLGMVVGLVAPDGRRRIVAHGVMASDDARPVGADTLYEIGSVTKVFTALLLADMVRRGEAALADPLAKYLPGGVASPERGGRPITLADLATHTSGLPGLPEDFAPQDPGNPYADYSVAALYAFLSGHVLTRDIGTQYAYSNLGYGLLGQALARRAGLDYEALVHARIAAPLGMTSTMATVTGEARTRFAGAHNPRLKRVQHWDLPTLAGAGALRSTARDLLNFLEAILGHRETPLSPAVTAMLAFRRPMGIADVETGLGWVIAKSGGQTSGDEMIWHNGGTGGHQSFIGYLARARTGVVVLSNTSNLVGVHDIGQHLLNRDLPLAPPVRPRVAVAVAPDVLESYAGRYQLDPALVLTVTHEAGRLFVQATGQPKVEVLAESATDFFTDEIDAQLSFDTDSQGRAVQAVLHQGGQDMPAPRLAS; via the coding sequence ATGGCATCGGCCAGCGCAGCGCAGGCTTCGACCCCGCATCACAGTCCTTCGGACGCCGACATCCAGGCGATTCTCACCGAGCGCATCGACGTGCAGAAGCAGAGCCTCGGCATGGTCGTTGGCCTGGTCGCGCCCGACGGCCGCCGCCGCATCGTCGCCCATGGCGTGATGGCAAGCGACGACGCCCGCCCGGTTGGCGCCGACACGCTCTACGAGATCGGCTCGGTGACCAAGGTCTTCACCGCGCTGCTGCTGGCCGACATGGTCAGGCGCGGCGAGGCGGCGCTGGCCGACCCGCTCGCCAAATATCTCCCCGGCGGGGTCGCCTCGCCGGAACGCGGCGGGCGACCGATCACGCTTGCCGATCTGGCGACCCACACCTCCGGCCTGCCGGGCCTGCCGGAGGACTTCGCGCCGCAGGACCCGGGCAATCCCTATGCCGACTATTCGGTGGCGGCGCTCTATGCCTTCCTGTCCGGCCATGTGCTGACGCGCGACATCGGCACGCAATATGCCTATTCCAATCTCGGCTACGGCCTGCTCGGCCAGGCCTTGGCCAGGCGGGCCGGCCTGGACTACGAGGCCCTGGTTCATGCCCGCATCGCCGCGCCGCTCGGCATGACCAGCACCATGGCGACGGTCACCGGCGAGGCCAGGACACGATTTGCCGGTGCCCACAATCCGCGCCTGAAGCGCGTGCAGCATTGGGACCTGCCGACGCTTGCCGGCGCCGGCGCCCTGCGCTCGACCGCCCGCGACCTCCTGAATTTCCTGGAGGCGATCCTCGGCCATCGGGAGACGCCGCTTTCGCCGGCCGTCACGGCGATGCTGGCGTTTCGCCGGCCGATGGGCATCGCCGATGTCGAGACCGGCCTCGGCTGGGTGATCGCCAAAAGCGGCGGCCAGACGAGCGGCGACGAGATGATCTGGCACAATGGCGGCACCGGCGGCCACCAGTCCTTCATCGGTTACCTGGCCAGGGCGCGGACCGGCGTCGTCGTCCTGTCCAATACCTCCAATCTTGTCGGGGTCCACGATATCGGCCAGCACCTGCTCAACCGCGATCTGCCGCTGGCGCCGCCGGTGAGGCCGCGTGTGGCCGTGGCGGTGGCGCCCGATGTGCTGGAAAGCTATGCCGGTCGCTACCAGCTGGACCCGGCCCTCGTCCTGACGGTGACCCACGAGGCTGGCCGGCTATTCGTCCAGGCGACCGGCCAGCCCAAGGTGGAAGTGCTCGCCGAGAGCGCCACCGATTTCTTCACCGACGAGATCGACGCCCAGCTGTCGTTCGACACCGACAGCCAGGGCCGAGCGGTCCAGGCAGTACTGCATCAGGGCGGCCAGGACATGCCGGCGCCCAGGCTGGCCAGCTAA
- a CDS encoding ThiF family adenylyltransferase yields MMADFDYRRFTTRNIGFVTEAEQQRLRAATVFVCGVGGMGGAAFMALVRAGIGRFVIADIDVFEVSNLNRQVFANAATIGAPKAESAAAAARAINPEIEIEVLGAEWVDRLPEIAARSPIIVNGMDDIPAGIHLYRTAREAGATVIDAYMSPLPSVTVVRPTDPRPEERLGYPTLGKAWRAIGEADRRAAMLAEIEHVMLHSSSRRHVDLAIAAEVAAGRRSRMSFAPMVVTTGMLMAYEVIALVLAKPSGTDCRGWFFNPHGPKVERPLPAFVAALLRPLVRRALRRMVGT; encoded by the coding sequence ATGATGGCGGATTTCGACTATAGGCGGTTCACCACCCGCAATATCGGCTTCGTCACCGAGGCGGAGCAGCAGCGCCTGCGGGCCGCCACGGTCTTCGTCTGCGGCGTCGGCGGCATGGGCGGAGCCGCCTTCATGGCGCTGGTCCGCGCCGGCATCGGCCGCTTCGTCATCGCCGATATCGACGTGTTCGAGGTCTCCAACCTCAATCGCCAGGTCTTCGCCAATGCCGCGACCATCGGCGCGCCCAAGGCTGAGAGCGCGGCCGCCGCGGCGCGCGCCATCAACCCGGAGATCGAGATCGAGGTGCTCGGCGCCGAATGGGTCGACCGGCTGCCCGAGATCGCGGCCCGCTCGCCGATCATCGTCAACGGCATGGACGACATCCCCGCCGGCATTCACCTCTACCGCACGGCGAGAGAAGCCGGCGCGACCGTGATCGACGCCTATATGTCGCCCCTGCCCTCGGTGACCGTGGTGCGGCCGACGGACCCCAGGCCCGAGGAGCGGCTCGGCTATCCGACCCTGGGCAAGGCCTGGCGCGCCATCGGCGAGGCCGACCGGCGGGCCGCCATGCTGGCCGAGATCGAACATGTCATGCTGCACTCCTCGTCGCGCCGGCATGTCGACCTCGCCATCGCGGCCGAGGTTGCCGCAGGCCGGCGCAGCCGGATGTCGTTTGCCCCCATGGTCGTCACAACAGGCATGCTGATGGCCTATGAGGTCATTGCCCTGGTGCTGGCCAAGCCGAGCGGTACCGATTGCCGCGGCTGGTTCTTCAATCCGCATGGGCCGAAGGTCGAGCGTCCGCTGCCGGCTTTTGTCGCGGCACTGCTCCGGCCGCTGGTGCGGCGGGCGCTGCGCCGCATGGTGGGGACCTGA
- a CDS encoding GNAT family N-acetyltransferase has protein sequence MIRITRGDRAAAFAVTAEVYPASSPYVPPMWSDFDRMFDPARNPLVTEGHGRFELFVAWRDGRPVGRIGASLHQASNIRHGTRRAQFGFFDCADDPEVAAALLTAAEDWGRAAGMTEMAGNFNLTAMQQIGVVTEGFERQPYSDMVHSPPHIARLLGTNGYSATFPMTTFETDLTALDPAALLGPAQAAIFADPDFAWMPIDRKSFRTRLAEARTVLNDGFADNPMFVPTSPAEYLFQAGDMMWVIDKRISCVAHYRGQPVGVILVIPDLNPLVKAVGGRMGLGFAWHLVKQRLTNRRAVLIYQSVSRAMHGRGINGAMLFKVASAMKAIGYDRLGTTWIADVNGASLRQMDKLGARPLHRLHLFAKPLFAPPLAPASPPEAA, from the coding sequence ATGATCCGCATCACCCGGGGCGACCGGGCCGCCGCCTTCGCCGTCACGGCAGAAGTCTATCCGGCGAGCTCGCCCTACGTGCCGCCCATGTGGTCTGACTTCGACCGCATGTTCGATCCGGCCAGGAACCCGCTGGTCACCGAAGGGCATGGCCGGTTCGAGCTGTTCGTCGCCTGGCGCGACGGCCGGCCGGTCGGACGCATCGGCGCGAGCCTGCATCAGGCCTCGAACATCAGGCACGGCACGCGCCGCGCGCAGTTCGGCTTCTTCGACTGCGCCGATGATCCGGAGGTCGCCGCGGCGCTTTTGACGGCCGCGGAGGATTGGGGCCGGGCCGCCGGCATGACCGAGATGGCAGGCAATTTCAACCTGACCGCCATGCAGCAGATCGGTGTCGTCACCGAGGGTTTCGAGCGGCAGCCCTATTCCGACATGGTCCATAGCCCGCCGCATATCGCGCGGCTGCTCGGCACCAACGGTTATTCCGCGACCTTTCCGATGACCACCTTCGAGACCGACCTGACGGCGCTCGACCCCGCGGCGCTGCTCGGACCGGCCCAGGCGGCGATCTTCGCCGACCCGGATTTCGCCTGGATGCCGATCGACCGGAAAAGCTTCAGGACGCGGCTCGCCGAGGCGCGCACCGTGCTGAACGACGGCTTCGCCGACAATCCGATGTTCGTGCCGACCAGCCCGGCCGAATATCTGTTCCAGGCCGGCGACATGATGTGGGTGATCGACAAGCGCATTTCCTGCGTTGCCCATTACCGCGGCCAGCCGGTCGGCGTGATCCTGGTCATTCCTGACCTCAATCCGCTGGTCAAGGCGGTCGGCGGGCGCATGGGCCTCGGCTTCGCCTGGCATCTGGTCAAGCAGCGCCTCACCAACCGGCGGGCCGTGCTGATCTACCAGTCGGTGTCGCGCGCCATGCATGGCCGCGGCATCAACGGCGCCATGCTGTTCAAGGTCGCAAGCGCCATGAAGGCCATTGGTTACGACCGGCTCGGCACGACCTGGATTGCCGACGTCAACGGCGCCAGCCTGAGGCAAATGGACAAGCTCGGCGCCCGGCCGCTGCACCGGCTGCACCTGTTCGCCAAACCCCTGTTCGCCCCGCCCCTTGCGCCTGCCAGCCCGCCGGAGGCCGCGTGA
- a CDS encoding helix-turn-helix domain-containing protein — protein MTMQDAAPGATPQPLLFSTAELGTPDEALQRFRQLTTDICDVTVLGEPQEFHVATSTWHLGNAVLFESRSSALRYDRTPRHVARGIDHLQLTLHIAGGAEFLAGDHTSIQRSGDVCLIDMAKPSRTREMTADDGRVHLLSFMLPRMLLASVFGAAQAIPALAILPRESAFGRLTGEHMLMLRQCAAGLTQAESQAAIQSLVHLAVGGLAGRRDADAPTVAASQEALLSRIRRHVEDNLGAASLTVDSLCLAFELSRASLYRLFTPDSPANYIQKRRLHRAFAMLISPAFRSWRIIDIALECHFSSDATFIRAFRRQFGITPGDARGLAGRTIGGALPGNGGALLRTDDEAIRWVTQLTGAMPHMRPGQT, from the coding sequence ATGACCATGCAAGACGCCGCCCCCGGTGCCACGCCGCAGCCTTTGCTGTTCTCGACCGCCGAGCTCGGCACGCCGGACGAGGCGCTCCAGCGTTTCCGCCAGCTGACCACCGACATCTGCGACGTCACCGTGCTCGGCGAGCCGCAGGAATTCCATGTCGCCACCTCGACCTGGCATCTCGGCAACGCGGTCCTGTTCGAGAGCCGGTCGAGCGCGCTGCGTTACGACCGGACCCCGCGCCATGTCGCGCGCGGCATCGACCATCTCCAGCTGACCTTGCATATCGCCGGCGGCGCCGAGTTCCTGGCCGGTGACCACACGTCGATCCAACGATCCGGCGACGTCTGCCTCATCGACATGGCCAAGCCGAGCCGGACGCGCGAGATGACCGCCGACGACGGCCGCGTGCATCTCCTGAGCTTCATGCTGCCGCGCATGCTGCTGGCCTCGGTGTTCGGCGCGGCCCAGGCTATTCCGGCGCTCGCCATCCTGCCCCGCGAAAGCGCTTTCGGACGGCTGACCGGCGAGCACATGCTGATGCTCCGGCAATGCGCCGCGGGCCTGACCCAGGCCGAGAGCCAGGCCGCCATCCAGTCGCTGGTGCATCTGGCGGTGGGTGGTCTCGCCGGCCGTCGCGATGCCGACGCGCCGACCGTCGCCGCATCGCAGGAAGCCTTGCTGTCGCGCATCCGGCGGCATGTCGAGGACAATCTCGGGGCCGCATCGCTGACGGTCGACAGCCTGTGCCTCGCCTTCGAGCTGTCCCGCGCCAGCCTCTACCGCCTGTTCACGCCGGACAGTCCGGCGAACTATATCCAAAAGCGCCGCCTGCACCGCGCCTTCGCCATGCTGATCTCGCCGGCCTTCCGGTCGTGGCGGATCATCGACATCGCGCTCGAATGCCATTTCAGCAGCGACGCCACCTTTATCCGCGCCTTCCGCCGGCAATTCGGCATCACGCCGGGCGACGCCCGCGGGCTCGCCGGCCGGACCATCGGCGGCGCGCTGCCCGGCAATGGCGGCGCCTTGCTCAGGACTGACGACGAGGCGATCCGCTGGGTCACCCAACTGACCGGCGCCATGCCGCACATGCGCCCCGGCCAGACATGA